In a single window of the Pseudomonadota bacterium genome:
- a CDS encoding DUF3106 domain-containing protein has product MRAAMLLCVTVVLAGAAHAATDPAPDWQTLSDTQQRALSALESQWDTLDAQRRRNILTGLETWQSLDQAGRDRAQRRFGRWRDLPDDERSRLRGQFERFQGMDSQQKDRLRALHERFKQLPTDRQNALRERFQTERNRDRDQRDNRRKDRRENRERDDDPERDDGRDREQDRDDRNRDERQSGRDDGRNDDDPDGERGTEGEREGAGDRDDGRDGDGGRDGGRDGDGDGDGGRGDDGGRGGGDKR; this is encoded by the coding sequence ATGCTGTTGTGCGTGACTGTGGTGCTGGCCGGTGCCGCCCACGCAGCGACCGACCCCGCACCCGACTGGCAGACCTTGAGCGACACCCAACAGCGCGCCCTGTCGGCGCTCGAATCGCAGTGGGACACGCTCGATGCGCAGCGCCGTCGGAACATCCTCACCGGTCTCGAGACCTGGCAGTCACTCGACCAGGCGGGCCGCGACCGCGCCCAACGTCGGTTCGGCCGATGGCGCGATCTGCCCGACGATGAACGCTCGCGCCTGCGCGGTCAGTTCGAGCGTTTCCAGGGCATGGATTCGCAGCAGAAAGACCGGCTCAGGGCGCTGCACGAACGGTTCAAGCAGTTGCCAACCGACCGCCAGAACGCACTGCGTGAGCGCTTTCAGACCGAACGCAACCGGGACCGGGACCAGCGTGACAACCGTCGGAAGGACCGACGCGAGAACCGCGAACGGGATGACGACCCGGAACGCGACGACGGGCGCGACCGCGAACAGGACCGGGACGACCGCAATCGTGACGAACGGCAGAGCGGGCGTGACGACGGCCGCAACGACGACGACCCGGACGGCGAGCGCGGCACCGAGGGCGAGCGCGAGGGTGCAGGAGACCGCGATGACGGCCGCGACGGCGACGGCGGGCGCGACGGCGGGCGCGACGGCGACGGCGACGGCGACGGCGGGCGCGGTGATGACGGCGGCCGGGGCGGCGGTGACAAGCGCTAG